A genomic region of Mycobacterium senriense contains the following coding sequences:
- a CDS encoding DNA-3-methyladenine glycosylase 2 family protein yields the protein MHDDFERCYRAVQSKDARFDGWFVTAVMTTRIYCRPSCPVRPPFARNVRFYPTAAAAQRAGFRACKRCRPDASPGSPEWNVRGDVVARTMRLIADGTVEREGVGGLAARLGYTTRQLERLLQAEVGAGPLALARAQRAQTARVLIETTDLPFGDVAFAAGFSSIRQFNDTVRSVFENTPSALRQRAALRSASAPNSPGTVCLRLPVRTPFAYAGVFGHLAAGTVPGCEEVRNGAYRRSLRLPFGNAIVSLTPAVDHVRCVLVLDDFRDLTTATARCRRLLDLDADPEAVDETLGGDAEFSAVVAKAPGQRIPRTVDEAELAVRAVLGQQVSTKAASTHAGRLVAAYGRPINDPEGTLTHTFPSVEQLADIDPMHLAVPKSRQRTLNALVAGLADGSVVLSAGCDWESARTQLLALPGVGPWTAEVIAMRGLGDPDAFPASDLGLRLAAEQLGFPSDERSLVARSARWRPWRSYATQYLWTTLEHPVNHWPPQEVA from the coding sequence GTGCACGACGACTTCGAACGCTGCTACCGCGCCGTCCAGTCTAAGGACGCGCGGTTCGACGGCTGGTTCGTCACCGCGGTGATGACCACCCGCATCTACTGCCGGCCCAGTTGCCCGGTGCGGCCACCGTTCGCCCGTAACGTCCGGTTTTACCCGACGGCGGCCGCCGCTCAGCGGGCCGGCTTTCGGGCCTGTAAGCGGTGCCGCCCCGACGCGTCCCCTGGATCCCCGGAATGGAATGTGCGCGGTGACGTCGTGGCGCGAACGATGCGCCTGATCGCCGACGGGACCGTGGAACGTGAAGGCGTCGGTGGCCTGGCCGCCCGCCTCGGTTACACGACGCGGCAGCTGGAGCGGCTGTTGCAGGCCGAAGTCGGGGCCGGCCCACTCGCACTGGCCCGCGCGCAACGCGCACAGACCGCCCGGGTGTTGATCGAGACGACGGATCTGCCATTCGGCGACGTCGCATTCGCGGCCGGCTTTTCCAGCATCCGCCAGTTCAACGACACCGTTCGCTCGGTGTTCGAAAACACACCGAGCGCGCTGCGCCAACGCGCGGCGCTACGTTCCGCATCGGCCCCGAATTCGCCTGGCACCGTGTGTCTTCGACTCCCGGTGCGCACGCCGTTCGCCTATGCCGGCGTCTTCGGTCACCTGGCGGCGGGCACCGTGCCCGGTTGCGAGGAGGTCCGCAACGGCGCGTACCGGCGCAGTCTGCGACTCCCGTTCGGCAACGCGATCGTCAGCCTGACGCCCGCTGTCGATCACGTCCGGTGCGTCCTCGTGCTCGACGACTTCCGTGATCTGACTACGGCTACCGCGCGCTGCCGTCGGCTGCTGGACCTCGATGCCGATCCGGAAGCGGTGGACGAGACGCTGGGCGGGGACGCGGAGTTCAGCGCCGTCGTAGCCAAGGCGCCGGGACAGCGGATTCCCCGCACCGTCGACGAAGCCGAACTCGCGGTGCGCGCGGTCCTCGGCCAGCAGGTGTCCACCAAGGCAGCGAGCACCCACGCCGGCCGCCTGGTCGCCGCCTACGGGCGGCCGATCAACGATCCCGAGGGAACCCTGACGCACACCTTCCCGTCCGTTGAGCAGCTCGCGGACATCGACCCCATGCATTTGGCGGTGCCCAAGTCCCGGCAACGAACGCTGAACGCTCTGGTCGCCGGCCTGGCCGACGGCAGTGTCGTGCTCAGCGCCGGCTGCGACTGGGAAAGCGCCCGAACGCAATTACTCGCCCTGCCCGGCGTGGGCCCCTGGACCGCGGAGGTGATCGCAATGCGCGGCCTCGGCGATCCCGACGCGTTCCCCGCCAGCGATCTGGGCCTGAGGCTGGCCGCCGAACAGCTGGGCTTCCCGTCCGACGAGCGCTCGCTCGTCGCGCGCAGTGCGCGGTGGCGACCCTGGCGTTCCTACGCCACCCAATACCTTTGGACCACGCTCGAGCATCCGGTAAACCATTGGCCGCCACAGGAGGTCGCATGA
- a CDS encoding GGDEF domain-containing protein, whose amino-acid sequence MTWLATWWGQDDHFDWLTGYLQAHGLSTPTRRILAVVAASLVLVPVNVLYGPVPMYPRVALTVSVVAAILGLGMAALWSSGWPTRRQSVFYIMTGAVSIGGGCLWQPQPLIGLMACSAMAVTGGYIAFFHTSRLMALNFCTACAIAAWQAVRLAATGQAVLAFSGYFLVLELNVVVPLAIQVVVRALWLDLMRANRDPLTGLLNRRACDRAIVGRMLAGAHHMHLAVAMVDLDRFKELNDTRGHAAGDEALIAVAGTLSTACGETSVVGRVGGEEFLVADIVTSEQLPCWGRQLCDAVAAVNAAVTASVGIATLALGSVISEYAEHAFHQLVAHADTAMYEAKRCGGNQTRHHQIAV is encoded by the coding sequence ATGACGTGGCTGGCGACTTGGTGGGGCCAAGACGACCATTTCGACTGGCTGACAGGCTATTTGCAGGCCCACGGGCTCAGCACCCCCACCCGCAGGATTCTGGCCGTGGTGGCGGCCTCGCTGGTGCTGGTGCCAGTCAACGTGTTGTACGGACCCGTCCCGATGTATCCGCGGGTGGCGCTGACGGTTTCGGTCGTGGCCGCCATCCTGGGACTGGGCATGGCGGCGCTGTGGTCGAGCGGGTGGCCCACCCGGCGCCAGTCCGTTTTCTACATCATGACCGGCGCCGTATCCATCGGCGGCGGTTGCCTGTGGCAGCCCCAGCCGCTCATCGGGTTGATGGCATGTTCGGCGATGGCGGTGACTGGTGGCTACATCGCGTTCTTCCACACGTCCAGGCTCATGGCGCTGAACTTCTGTACCGCCTGCGCGATCGCGGCCTGGCAAGCGGTGCGCCTGGCCGCTACCGGACAGGCGGTGCTGGCCTTCAGCGGTTACTTCCTGGTGCTGGAGCTCAACGTGGTCGTCCCGCTTGCCATCCAGGTTGTGGTGCGGGCACTGTGGCTCGACCTCATGCGCGCCAACCGCGACCCGCTGACCGGGCTGCTGAATCGGAGGGCCTGCGACCGGGCGATCGTCGGCCGGATGCTGGCCGGCGCCCATCACATGCACCTGGCGGTGGCCATGGTTGATCTGGACCGCTTCAAAGAGCTCAACGACACCCGCGGGCACGCCGCCGGCGACGAGGCGCTCATCGCGGTGGCGGGCACGCTGTCCACCGCATGCGGCGAGACCTCCGTCGTCGGTCGCGTCGGCGGAGAGGAATTCCTGGTCGCCGATATCGTGACGTCCGAACAGCTGCCGTGCTGGGGCCGACAGCTCTGTGACGCCGTGGCCGCGGTGAACGCGGCCGTGACCGCCAGCGTCGGAATCGCCACCCTGGCGCTGGGCAGCGTCATCTCGGAATATGCCGAGCACGCGTTTCACCAGTTGGTCGCGCACGCCGACACCGCGATGTACGAAGCCAAGCGTTGTGGGGGTAACCAGACCCGCCATCACCAGATCGCGGTCTGA
- a CDS encoding LysR family transcriptional regulator, whose translation MAHGDYEWFITLAELQHVTSAAEQLHVAQPTLTRMLARLEQQVGVPLFDRRGRRLALNTYGRIFYEHARRAQLELDSARRAIDDLTNPAVSEIRLAFLSSFGATVVPRLIARFGESSPRVTFTLEEGAAELIGDRVESGVVDIGVVSPRPRKRSLAWRSLFRQRLGVAVPDAHRFSGVAAVSVIDLADEPFVTMHLEFGMRRLLDELCAAAQFRPRTGLEAPNLTTVAGLVAAGLGISLVPIDGSEYAPGVRVLRLADADAYRDVGMIWNSSRPLSRSARDFIAAAAAVEHHEMRPRTIPSADG comes from the coding sequence TTGGCCCACGGCGATTACGAGTGGTTCATCACACTCGCGGAGCTGCAGCACGTCACGTCGGCAGCCGAGCAACTTCATGTCGCACAGCCGACGCTGACCCGGATGCTGGCGCGCCTCGAACAGCAAGTGGGGGTGCCGCTGTTCGATCGCCGCGGCAGAAGGCTGGCCCTTAACACCTACGGCCGGATCTTCTACGAGCACGCGCGGCGGGCCCAGTTGGAGCTCGATTCAGCCAGGCGCGCGATCGATGATTTGACGAATCCGGCCGTCAGCGAGATCCGGTTGGCCTTCCTGAGTTCGTTTGGGGCAACCGTGGTGCCGCGTTTAATCGCCAGATTCGGGGAATCGTCGCCGCGAGTGACTTTCACCCTCGAGGAGGGGGCCGCTGAATTGATCGGCGATCGCGTGGAGTCCGGCGTCGTCGACATCGGAGTGGTGTCACCACGGCCGCGTAAACGAAGTCTGGCCTGGCGCAGCCTGTTTCGCCAACGACTTGGTGTCGCCGTCCCGGATGCTCACCGGTTTTCAGGCGTTGCGGCGGTGTCCGTGATCGATCTGGCTGACGAGCCCTTCGTGACCATGCACCTCGAATTCGGCATGCGTCGATTGCTCGACGAGCTTTGTGCTGCAGCGCAATTTCGGCCCCGGACCGGCTTGGAAGCGCCGAATCTCACGACGGTCGCGGGCCTGGTCGCCGCCGGGCTGGGCATCAGCCTGGTGCCGATCGACGGCAGCGAGTATGCGCCGGGAGTTCGTGTGCTGCGGCTGGCCGACGCCGACGCCTACCGCGATGTAGGCATGATTTGGAATTCCAGTCGACCGTTGTCTCGCTCGGCACGTGACTTCATCGCGGCCGCCGCGGCCGTAGAGCACCACGAGATGCGGCCGCGGACAATCCCGTCCGCAGACGGCTAG
- a CDS encoding MFS transporter, which translates to MPQAVVAHQAGTKGYRRVTAALYGAGLASFAAMYCTQALLPALSGSYRITPATASLTVSLTTGMLALSIIPASVLSERYGRITVMLASGIASSVIGMLLPLSPTLGVLLAGRALHGVALAGIPAVAMAFLAEEVHASSLGSAMGRYVAGTTVGGLAGRIVPSLVVDVSNWRVALLACSATTLVGTAVFALLVPGSQFFTPKAASLRDTARNLAAHVRNPLLLKLFALGSVLMGGFVTVYNYLEYRLTDHPFGLASSVVGLLFVLYLVGTWTSVVAGRLADRRGRWLVLGTALPITVTGLLLTVPDALVLIVIGVGVFTGGFFAAHTVASGWVGAVAHRDRAEASALYLFSYYLGGSVGGAMGGLVYGVGGWPATVWFAGGLLVAGLLLVALLVRENGSRDDSVAGSMAAAQ; encoded by the coding sequence ATGCCTCAGGCCGTCGTCGCGCATCAAGCGGGAACCAAGGGATACCGGCGAGTGACAGCAGCGCTGTACGGCGCCGGTCTGGCCAGTTTCGCCGCGATGTACTGCACGCAGGCCCTGCTGCCGGCTTTGTCGGGGAGTTACCGAATCACCCCCGCCACCGCGTCGTTGACCGTCTCGCTGACGACGGGGATGTTGGCGCTGTCGATCATTCCGGCGAGTGTGCTGTCCGAGCGGTACGGGCGCATCACCGTGATGCTCGCCTCGGGGATAGCGTCCAGCGTCATCGGGATGCTGCTGCCGTTGAGCCCCACCCTCGGCGTGCTGCTCGCGGGACGCGCGCTGCACGGCGTCGCCCTCGCGGGCATACCCGCGGTCGCCATGGCTTTCCTCGCCGAAGAGGTGCACGCCTCCTCGCTCGGTTCGGCGATGGGCCGCTACGTCGCCGGGACCACGGTGGGAGGGCTGGCCGGGCGGATCGTGCCGTCGCTGGTCGTCGACGTCAGCAATTGGCGGGTCGCGCTGCTGGCGTGCTCAGCCACGACATTGGTCGGCACGGCCGTATTCGCCCTTCTGGTGCCCGGGTCGCAATTCTTCACCCCGAAGGCGGCGAGCCTGCGTGACACGGCGCGCAACCTTGCCGCGCATGTGCGAAACCCCTTGTTGCTGAAGCTGTTTGCGTTGGGTTCGGTGCTGATGGGGGGATTCGTCACGGTTTACAACTACCTGGAATACCGACTGACCGACCACCCCTTCGGACTGGCATCCTCGGTCGTCGGCCTGCTGTTTGTGCTGTACCTCGTGGGCACCTGGACGTCGGTCGTGGCGGGGCGGCTCGCAGACCGCCGGGGACGCTGGCTCGTGCTTGGCACTGCGTTGCCGATCACCGTGACCGGCCTGCTGCTCACCGTCCCGGATGCACTGGTCCTGATCGTGATCGGTGTCGGCGTGTTCACCGGTGGATTCTTCGCCGCGCACACCGTTGCCAGCGGCTGGGTGGGCGCGGTCGCGCACCGGGACCGCGCCGAGGCGTCCGCGCTGTACCTGTTCAGTTACTACCTAGGCGGGTCGGTGGGCGGTGCTATGGGCGGCCTCGTCTATGGCGTTGGCGGCTGGCCGGCGACGGTGTGGTTTGCGGGCGGGCTGCTGGTGGCCGGCTTGCTGCTCGTCGCACTATTGGTGCGGGAGAACGGATCCCGCGACGATAGCGTCGCCGGGTCGATGGCCGCGGCTCAGTGA